In the genome of Pristis pectinata isolate sPriPec2 chromosome 10, sPriPec2.1.pri, whole genome shotgun sequence, one region contains:
- the LOC127574843 gene encoding collagen alpha-1(X) chain-like translates to MAPKEGGAILLLLTVTLVNGLGYYRYNNAHSPNGQRNIDRSSESSEENRVSTFSVPRVRWYRGPAGPPGQRGPPGPPGYPGKPGVGAPGPPGHPGQPGSQGLPGIGKQGIPGAPGKSGERGYPGPKGSMGPPGMQGQKGLPGPRGFPGPNGLSIPGKPGAQGPPGASGPLGPPGKKGEPGYPGPIGAKGEKGVGIPGRAGERGPPGPPGPQGVRGETGYGKPGAPGLPGKPGEKGEKGLAGSPGYSGAPGQRGPPGLPGPPGIGKPGVDGTPGLPGPPGPQGPSGSQGSPGEPGLPGFGRPGPPGLKGDTGSPGPAGYPGRKGEKGAPGNPGASGLLGPSGPPGPQGLRGAPGVPGTPGAKGEPGSAGAQGYQGLKGEMGPGGAPGKSGIPGEPGLPGPEGPRGPPGQKGAIGPIGPPGKTGETGSPGPPGPPGFSGEVGLNGPPGSPGPRGLPGYPGPPGFPGEKGDPGPSGPPGPPGLSSSFHEKLPQGLPGPPGPEGPPGPPGPPGAPGPPGESAQPGKYGGYNGHIVPGVTNSYPAFTAILSESFPAARQPIAFDKVLANQNNDYDPSTGIFTCKMPGIYQFTYHLQVKGGNVWVGLFKNNEPIMYTYDDYTEGYVDQASGSSIIHLRENDQVYVELPSVESNGLYSSDYMHSSFSGFLISQTI, encoded by the exons GTCAGCGAAACATAGATCGAAGTTCTGAAAGCTCGGAAGAAAATCGAGTGTCTACTTTCTCTGTCCCCAGAG TCAGATGGTACCGAGGACCAGCAGGTCCACCAGGACAACGTGGTCCACCAGGCCCACCAGGATACCCAGGAAAACCAGGTGTTGGAGCTCCAGGACCACCAGGTCATCCAGGGCAGCCAGGTTCACAGGGGCTACCAGGCATAGGGAAGCAAGGTATTCCAGGAGCACCAGGAAAGTCAGGTGAAAGAGGGTACCCTGGACCAAAAGGGAGCATGGGACCTCCTGGCATGCAAGGACAGAAAGGCTTACCAGGTCCAAGAGGATTTCCAGGGCCAAATGGATTGTCCATTCCTGGTAAACCGGGTGCACAAGGGCCGCCAGGTGCTTCAGGACCATTAGGTCCGCCTGGGAAAAAAGGAGAACCAGGGTACCCTGGTCCAATTGGTGCAAAAGGAGAAAAAGGAGTTGGAATACCAGGGCGTGCAGGTGAAAGGGGCCCTCCTGGACCACCAGGACCACAAGGAGTTCGTGGTGAAACAGGATACGGAAAACCAGGAGCCCCAGGCCTTCCTGGCAAGCCAGGAGAAAAAGGTGAAAAAGGCTTAGCAGGTTCACCTGGATACTCTGGTGCACCAGGTCAAAGAGGCCCACCTGGGCTACCTGGACCACCAGGTATTGGAAAGCCTGGAGTGGATGGCACACCAGGGTTACCAGGACCTCCTGGACCCCAGGGTCCCTCTGGTTCCCAAGGCTCACCAGGTGAACCTGGACTTCCTGGTTTTGGGAGACCAGGCCCACCAGGACTTAAAGGGGACACAGGTTCACCAGGCCCTGCCGGATATCCtggaagaaaaggagaaaaaggtgCCCCAGGTAATCCGGGAGCTTCTGGACTTTTAGGACCATCAGGTCCACCTGGGCCTCAAGGTCTACGAGGAGCACCCGGTGTACCCGGTACACCAGGAGCTAAAGGGGAACCGGGCTCAGCAGGTGCTCAAGGATATCAAGGACTAAAGGGTGAGATGGGTCCTGGGGGTGCCCCAGGTAAATCAGGAATTCCAGGAGAACCTGGTCTGCCCGGGCCAGAAGGTCCAAGGGGACCTCCTGGCCAAAAAGGTGCCATTGGACCCATTGGGCCACCTGGCAAAACAGGTGAAACTGGTTCTCCAGGTCCTCCAGGGCCACCAGGATTCTCAGGTGAGGTTGGATTGAATGGACCCCCTGGATCTCCTGGTCCAAGAGGCCTGCCTGGTTACCCAGGACCTCCAGGATTCCCTGGAGAAAAAGGAGATCCAGGACCTTCAGGGCCACCAGGACCACCAGGTCTTTCTTCCAGCTTCCATGAGAAGTTACCTCAAGGACTACCAGGCCCTCCAGGCCCAGAAGGTCCACCAGGTCCACCTGGGCCCCCTGGTGCACCAGGGCCTCCAGGGGAAAGTGCACAACCAGGAAAGTACGGGGGCTACAATGGTCACATCGTGCCTGGAGTCACAAATTCATATCCAGCTTTTACGGCCATTCtttcagaatcctttccagcagccCGACAACCTATAGCATTTGACAAAGTACTCGCCAATCAAAATAATGATTATGATCCTTCAACTGGAATATTTACATGTAAAATGCCAGGTATCTATCAATTTACTTACCATTTACAAGTCAAAGGAGGAAATGTTTGGGTTGGACTGTTCAAAAACAATGAACCTATAATGTACACATATGATGACTATACAGAAGGTTACGTTGATCAAGCCTCAGGAAGTTCTATAATACACTTACGTGAAAATGACCAAGTTTATGTTGAGTTACCTTCAGTTGAGTCCAATGGCTTATATTCTTCTGATTATATGCATTCATCCTTCTCAGGATTTTTAATTAGTCAAACTATTTGA